The Vespa velutina chromosome 15, iVesVel2.1, whole genome shotgun sequence DNA window tttgtctttctaACAATAATCCATAAGTGTTGAGCGCATATGCATTATTCGGATTATGCtctgtaaattattaaaatattaaaaagtcttttgcattaaacaaaattaatgattaataattttataattaaattctaatgactataaatttaataattaccaACCTATGTACCAAGTAAGCAAATCTGTTGCTACTGATACAGCATGCATATTTTCTATGGTATAAGTATACAAAGGGTCTGATTTATTAGTATCAACATCTAACAATAATGTTAGTACCCCATGAGAATATCCTAAACATGCTTCATTATGATATCCTAATTGTGCCGAATGTCTAAACAAATCTATTGCTTCGCGATACTGCATTTTTTCTGCAATTATGGCTTGTCCAACCCAACTATTCATATTTGTTGGATCTGCTCGTTGGGCACGACAAAATGCTTCATTGGCTTTGTATATATCTCCtataatgaacaaataattattttataaaataatttctgatataaatatttaataattttatatatttatgtatatgtgtgtgtgtgtgtatatatttatttattattaccaatatataaatataaaattcctaAATTGGACCATACTAGAGCATTGTTAGATTCTCTGCTAATTGACATAACATAAGAATGCTGTGCTAAggcataattttttatttccgatGCCATACAAATAATTGCTAAAATATTCCAATGTAACCATGATGTTGGGCATAACTTTACAGCATATTTAGCAGCTGAAAGACTTTTAATTGCAATATCTTTACGATCGATGGAAGGATTTAAGAGCAATTGAGCGTAGTAACAGCAAGCTAGATCATGCCATAATAATGCAGAATCTTTAGAAAGGGATAGTGCACGACAATAAGatctgaaattaaaaattccataaatatataaatatatatatatatatatatatatatatatattatgtgctatttttaaattatatactggttaatatatagtaaatattttagattagtattaaattaaaatttgaatatttaatcaaaatataaaaatatttcataccttgttgataatagaaataaatctgctcttctaataataatatatttttcagtaCTTTTACGGTTTATCAAAAAAGGCATAACTTGAAGGTAACTATATTTTTCTGACATTATTGCACTTCTATAACATACATCTCCAAGTAATTTCCAAATGCAAGATAATTTAGAGTTATTCAAAACCGCATCTGTTAAACATTCTATTGCTTGTTGAAGATTATCTCTAGCACGTCCTAGAAATTggtgagaaatattttttgttgctAAACTTAAACATGTCTCTGCAAGACCCTTTAGAGCAGGTATATAATGTGATTCATTGctcaatatttgtttaaaatcttCTTTAGCCTCTTCAAATTCACCTATGATCTAtagtaagaaaatttcttataaataattatgtaatacaatatatttatataataataatgcgtTCACAGtaagaaaaatgtatgttattataattgtctAGACAAGGACAAATCGTGCAAAACTTAATAATAGaacataaacatttttaatcattaacatGTATTAAACATTAACACATTAATACTCTTTAAAATTGCAAAATCATACTAAccaatttaatatttgcaaCTTGTATCATAGAATATAAAGACCCGGGGCATAAATCTAATGCTCGTTGATAAGATTTTAAAGCTGACTTATAAGCACCTCGTGACCAATACGCGTCTGCTAAAGATTCCCAACCATGACTAAATAAAgtagaaattgaaattaagtgtttaataaaagtaaaagaacatatattatttagtttTTATACTATACTTATCACCGGGATCAGCTCTAATGACATGTTGCAATGCTTTAATAGCTTCAGTTGCTTCTCCTctatctaaataatataaacctAATTGTAACCATGCCCATTTAGGACCACTGCTATAGGCTGTTAATTTTCGCAACAATTGTATATTAGCTTCCtacaaataagaaatattttcattaataaattgccattatatattataatcaatatagcTTCTTTCATATTCAACATAAACATTATACATACACTATTTTTAAGTAATCTCAATGTTGTACTTAAACCAATACCAGCTTGTTCTGAATTGGGATTAATCTGTAGTGCTGTTTGGTAGCACTTTCTTGATCGTTCTATATCTTTACAATGTTCGTGATAATAATGTCCAAGATAAACTAAAGATTCCCAATTATAACGATCTGCTTGTACACTATTTAAGAAAGCCATCAAACTATGATTATAATCTGCCATCTCCCAATATATTTTACCAAGCAGCGACCAACTTTCTGAAGTTTCTAAAGCAGATCCAAGAACATCTGCGGCCTCCTCTAAGtgtttatgattttttaaaaataatgctCGTAAAATGACAGCTTCAACTCTTGTATCAGACTTTGATTCCAAGTTACTCAATTCATCaagaatattatcattatttaataacacaTTGACCCGtgcaagaaaaagatttaattgcTCTGAAGATTTCTCTGCTAACATctatttttgattaatatatgttgatatatattattggataaagagataaaaaaaacgttatagattcaatatattcaatatacctgatttataaataaaaactaatcaaataaatatgaaaatatttataccatAACGTATGTAAACAAAAGCATTTACTCATGCAATTTAAcactaaaaataaatcttactTCTTTGCATAATTTTTCAGCCAATTTCCACTTTTCTACATCGTTGCTTCTACTAAGTGACTCAATTAATAACACTTGAATACTACACCACATAATAGATCTACGAGTTATAAGATTTAATGCTTCTGTTGAGGCACTTTCCACATCTTCCcaacaatataatttcttatttattttgctCAGCATAACATACCCATGAAATGATTGTGGttttattaaaactaattgatttaaaatttcacGTGATTTGATTAAATTACCACATGAGTCTAAATGTATTGCTTCAGCTAGAATACCAGCTTCAGATTCATTATCAAGTTTTCTAAGTGATTCATAGAAcggaataatattaatatctacatttctcttattatatatgttttcttcATAATAAACTTTACATATCCATTCTGAAATAATAAAGTGAAAggtaattgaatttaatatatataattattagtaaaataatcacaataaatGTATAAGTATCTCTATaactataatttttcaattaataacaTACCAAGAGGGCAAATATCTTGTACAAATTCCTCGTGCATTTGTGTAGCTTcatgtaataatgtaattattttattagatgtatataaaagttttaaatattttctataataatcttGTCTGTTAACCACACTAGTATCTTTTATCACATTTGCTAGAACATTTTCTAATATGTCTTTAAATTGGagtatattatcatattgttCTGTTAAAACATATGCCAAAGTTTTGTTGATTAAACTTTGCTTTTCTTCATTGACTTTTTTACGTAAACAATTTAATGTTTCAATGCCTTGATTTAAGTTTAAACTGtctttcttaaataaaagaagattagCTATTTTTTCTAGAACGGATAAAGCATTGGACATGTCACTGAAAgtagatttataatatttatataaaactaaaaTCAACAAATACAATCATTATATAAGTTATGTTAATGAACTATTTATACCTGTCTAATTCTAAAAGTTTACAATAACCTTCAATCAGCTGATTTAACACATTACAATTATTCTTTGATTCCTTTTCATAATATGTTACTAATCCTTGCCAAGCCAACGGATTATTTGGCTGTATATCAATTGCTTTCTGGAAGGCTGCTGGAGTATAAGATTTGCATTCTTCTACTTCAAGCATAGAAGCACCTAATAAAATAAGTGCTAGATAATtgttcttatccttttttaatattttcttgcaTTTCTTTATTGCTTCTGaatattcattttgtttatataagtTTCGTACTTCTTGTAATACTGCTTTACTTTCAGCtgacatttttatatagatcgaataataattacattcttttatgaaaaatattactgaAAGGACATTGTTTaactgtataaaaaaataactgattataaaataaataataaaaattacacacatatatatatgtatatatatatatatatacttagagCAATTTCCACGGTAGCCAGTGCTGCCAACCATTATCAACTTTATAATATGATTGATAATTgtattgtataaatttattaattaatatttattattaatatattaattaatatttattaatataatcgttaaaagcagaaatattttcacttcaatatatcttaaaataaaaattaaaccaACGTAGAGATTTATAATTCCTTTGGTTTTCTAATAATGTGTGATAGTTATACAGGGTGTCCCCCTATTAAATGGCTAAgcttaaaatatgattttaggacctcaaaacaaaaatttttgtttagaaGTATACTTGGAAACGTTTCGTTCAAGAGATATTAACTTtcataaagtttattattaggaatgaataattttgaaataatttaggtttattttcattaatcctttacaataatcaaaatttaattatacaatattttatttaaagtgATACATAATCTCTAGCGTGGAGACGCGTTGTACTCATCGATGAGATTATCGATCATCATATATCAGCATATTCACTAGACAAATGAATGATTTTCTAGTTCATGCCACAAAAGCATTCAATGAAGAACTAACAATTATTTGGTATGAATGGACGGAGCTTTGTTTACAGTACAAGTCTTCTTCAAAACAAAACAGAGacatttcgatattattctttcatataGTTAATACCTCTTGATCGAAGCGTTTGCAGCATACATATCtccaaaggaaaatttttcttgttttgagATCCTAAACTCATTATTTTAAGTCTGGTTATTTAACTCGAGTATAttaacaccctgtatatatctatctttctatatatctatctagaaagaaaagaaaaagagatatttatgaaaatattaagagCAGAACAACATAACcttaattcaaatattttagatttgCAAAATGCCTCGTTTACCATTACATCCTTCCTCGGGTACAGGAATAGTAactgaatttaaaaaatctattagATTTGTCCGATATGGTTGTACAAACAGACCCTTTTATCATATTGTTGTTATAGATGTAAGTTAACAATCATTTagtatttttatgttatttttaagtTGAAAATCGAagtaatgatttatatttcagttatttttaaaatataatataaatattcacataaatttttaattatttttattaaagatactgttttataagaattatgcagataattattttacgtacATTTCTATCATCTtcaaatacaataaattatattatttccagACAAAACTGGGACAACGTATGGCTCCTATTGAACAACTAGGTTCTTATGACCCAGTTCCAAACAAGTACAATGAAAAATtagtttcatttaattttgaaagaataCAATATTGGCTTGGACAACAAGTATCTGTCTCTAAACCAGTTGCTGAGTTATTAGGACTAGCTGGTTTCTTCCCCATTCATCCAAGGACTTATATGAAAGCATGGAGAAATCGAAAAGCTAGAGAAAACTCTAaagtaaatgaagaaaaagaacaagcaGTTACCaattaaattgtttctttttttatatgtattgtaaataataagtaatatgaataaaaataagcaattaaaaattgtaaatatttttaaaaattagataaagaAATCACACACTTACAACAAAATCATATTTagaatataagtatattatatataatgtaataaacttattaatgaaaatggaaataattaataatttaaagaaaataattaaaatctctaatgttaatgaatattttctctctctcattgaaTATACgggtatatat harbors:
- the LOC124954585 gene encoding tetratricopeptide repeat protein 37 isoform X1, which translates into the protein MSAESKAVLQEVRNLYKQNEYSEAIKKCKKILKKDKNNYLALILLGASMLEVEECKSYTPAAFQKAIDIQPNNPLAWQGLVTYYEKESKNNCNVLNQLIEGYCKLLELDSDMSNALSVLEKIANLLLFKKDSLNLNQGIETLNCLRKKVNEEKQSLINKTLAYVLTEQYDNILQFKDILENVLANVIKDTSVVNRQDYYRKYLKLLYTSNKIITLLHEATQMHEEFVQDICPLEWICKVYYEENIYNKRNVDINIIPFYESLRKLDNESEAGILAEAIHLDSCGNLIKSREILNQLVLIKPQSFHGYVMLSKINKKLYCWEDVESASTEALNLITRRSIMWCSIQVLLIESLSRSNDVEKWKLAEKLCKEMLAEKSSEQLNLFLARVNVLLNNDNILDELSNLESKSDTRVEAVILRALFLKNHKHLEEAADVLGSALETSESWSLLGKIYWEMADYNHSLMAFLNSVQADRYNWESLVYLGHYYHEHCKDIERSRKCYQTALQINPNSEQAGIGLSTTLRLLKNSEANIQLLRKLTAYSSGPKWAWLQLGLYYLDRGEATEAIKALQHVIRADPGDNHGWESLADAYWSRGAYKSALKSYQRALDLCPGSLYSMIQVANIKLIIGEFEEAKEDFKQILSNESHYIPALKGLAETCLSLATKNISHQFLGRARDNLQQAIECLTDAVLNNSKLSCIWKLLGDVCYRSAIMSEKYSYLQVMPFLINRKSTEKYIIIRRADLFLLSTRSYCRALSLSKDSALLWHDLACCYYAQLLLNPSIDRKDIAIKSLSAAKYAVKLCPTSWLHWNILAIICMASEIKNYALAQHSYVMSISRESNNALVWSNLGILYLYIGDIYKANEAFCRAQRADPTNMNSWVGQAIIAEKMQYREAIDLFRHSAQLGYHNEACLGYSHGVLTLLLDVDTNKSDPLYTYTIENMHAVSVATDLLTWYIEHNPNNAYALNTYGLLLERQKLYLSAAEQFTKALHECNEKEKDFICINLSRIFIRLNKYEEAIQLCKSVNNSTFNSQCHLALCLFKAKRYEESYTTYEAALHWFAKEESDKANTLCAMAAMAHIFQGVDDVKTLLFQCILIKPPMIAGFLAAASLGILHGDLNLTALVLNELELYKNDVEYRHHITALSAYSSLVQNNVANAINVLSKITFRYPNDVNCWINLARVLFEIDLTTFHKCAEKALYLGGRSSSNNIVYVVCASALSALTTENVTNALRNVQKAVFQFPNEVESWASFIAVLVTRYIKCIDTETNPGVKWVIGLITIVQQQLSTKQQISYWLEKSKKKLLNISK
- the LOC124954585 gene encoding tetratricopeptide repeat protein 37 isoform X2 → MLEVEECKSYTPAAFQKAIDIQPNNPLAWQGLVTYYEKESKNNCNVLNQLIEGYCKLLELDSDMSNALSVLEKIANLLLFKKDSLNLNQGIETLNCLRKKVNEEKQSLINKTLAYVLTEQYDNILQFKDILENVLANVIKDTSVVNRQDYYRKYLKLLYTSNKIITLLHEATQMHEEFVQDICPLEWICKVYYEENIYNKRNVDINIIPFYESLRKLDNESEAGILAEAIHLDSCGNLIKSREILNQLVLIKPQSFHGYVMLSKINKKLYCWEDVESASTEALNLITRRSIMWCSIQVLLIESLSRSNDVEKWKLAEKLCKEMLAEKSSEQLNLFLARVNVLLNNDNILDELSNLESKSDTRVEAVILRALFLKNHKHLEEAADVLGSALETSESWSLLGKIYWEMADYNHSLMAFLNSVQADRYNWESLVYLGHYYHEHCKDIERSRKCYQTALQINPNSEQAGIGLSTTLRLLKNSEANIQLLRKLTAYSSGPKWAWLQLGLYYLDRGEATEAIKALQHVIRADPGDNHGWESLADAYWSRGAYKSALKSYQRALDLCPGSLYSMIQVANIKLIIGEFEEAKEDFKQILSNESHYIPALKGLAETCLSLATKNISHQFLGRARDNLQQAIECLTDAVLNNSKLSCIWKLLGDVCYRSAIMSEKYSYLQVMPFLINRKSTEKYIIIRRADLFLLSTRSYCRALSLSKDSALLWHDLACCYYAQLLLNPSIDRKDIAIKSLSAAKYAVKLCPTSWLHWNILAIICMASEIKNYALAQHSYVMSISRESNNALVWSNLGILYLYIGDIYKANEAFCRAQRADPTNMNSWVGQAIIAEKMQYREAIDLFRHSAQLGYHNEACLGYSHGVLTLLLDVDTNKSDPLYTYTIENMHAVSVATDLLTWYIEHNPNNAYALNTYGLLLERQKLYLSAAEQFTKALHECNEKEKDFICINLSRIFIRLNKYEEAIQLCKSVNNSTFNSQCHLALCLFKAKRYEESYTTYEAALHWFAKEESDKANTLCAMAAMAHIFQGVDDVKTLLFQCILIKPPMIAGFLAAASLGILHGDLNLTALVLNELELYKNDVEYRHHITALSAYSSLVQNNVANAINVLSKITFRYPNDVNCWINLARVLFEIDLTTFHKCAEKALYLGGRSSSNNIVYVVCASALSALTTENVTNALRNVQKAVFQFPNEVESWASFIAVLVTRYIKCIDTETNPGVKWVIGLITIVQQQLSTKQQISYWLEKSKKKLLNISK
- the LOC124954595 gene encoding probable 28S ribosomal protein S16, mitochondrial, whose amino-acid sequence is MPRLPLHPSSGTGIVTEFKKSIRFVRYGCTNRPFYHIVVIDTKLGQRMAPIEQLGSYDPVPNKYNEKLVSFNFERIQYWLGQQVSVSKPVAELLGLAGFFPIHPRTYMKAWRNRKARENSKVNEEKEQAVTN